ATCGCCGAAGCATGGCGAAACACCTGAGCAATTAGTTTTACGTTTAGCTGAGCAAAAAGCACTTGCTGGGCAAACACTCTTTCCCAAGCATCTGATTATAGGCTCTGATCAAGTTTGCTGCATTAATGGTGAAATAGTAGGTAAACCTGGCAACCATCAAAAGGCGGTCGAACAATTAAAAGCAGCCAGTGGCCAAGTTATCACTTTTTATACTGGCTTAGCACTCTATAATAGCGATGCTCAGCAAATGCAAAGCCTAGCGGATACCTTTGAAGTAGGCTTTAGAGAACTCTCCGACAGCCTCATAGAGCATTACTTAAACGTAGAGCAACCCTATAACTGTGCCGGA
The Agarivorans aestuarii DNA segment above includes these coding regions:
- a CDS encoding Maf family protein; its protein translation is MDNRLILASSSAYRKQLLQKVCPTFDCFNPDIDESPKHGETPEQLVLRLAEQKALAGQTLFPKHLIIGSDQVCCINGEIVGKPGNHQKAVEQLKAASGQVITFYTGLALYNSDAQQMQSLADTFEVGFRELSDSLIEHYLNVEQPYNCAGSFKSEGAGIVLFKHLRGDDPNTLIGLPLIKLCSLLESQGFRLLA